From one Micromonospora siamensis genomic stretch:
- a CDS encoding NADH-quinone oxidoreductase subunit A has protein sequence MLGVAAALVGTLYLVQLGTAVARDATTVPAFRSGLPPREHAVSRFHARWYAVSLLFLAFDVEMLFMYPWAVVVAQVGTPAVVEMFVFLGLLMAGVLYAWREGALRWA, from the coding sequence ATGCTCGGGGTGGCGGCGGCCCTGGTCGGCACCCTCTACCTCGTACAGCTGGGCACGGCGGTGGCCCGGGACGCGACGACGGTGCCGGCGTTCCGTTCCGGGCTGCCTCCGCGTGAGCACGCCGTGTCCCGGTTCCACGCCCGCTGGTACGCGGTCAGCCTGCTCTTCCTCGCCTTCGACGTGGAGATGTTGTTCATGTACCCGTGGGCGGTGGTCGTCGCCCAGGTCGGCACGCCCGCCGTCGTGGAGATGTTCGTCTTCCTCGGCCTGCTGATGGCCGGTGTGCTCTACGCCTGGCGGGAGGGGGCGTTGCGATGGGCCTGA
- a CDS encoding NADH-quinone oxidoreductase subunit H, with translation MTAGPWWSVLVAAGVLVGAALAGAVLAGVLDPAGGATVAHRAGRPLWEAGRLLRQRRRRIVAADLLLWRLGLAGPLVVALLMVVVVPLGDRAVADLPVGVVWFNAMDVLLWAAVWLAGWGANSGYGLVGGYRFLAQGLGYELPLMFALTAPAVAAGSLRVADVVAAQRSLWFVASMPVAFLVLLGAVLAFSMSGPFAYPDGRDLAGGVLAEPSGVDRLVLQAGRYALLAAGAAMAVALFLGGGAGPLLPGWLWSMVKTLAVLAALVALRGRIPVLRADRLMRLAWLVVLPATLLQVLVVAVLAVEGH, from the coding sequence GTGACCGCGGGTCCGTGGTGGAGCGTGCTGGTCGCCGCCGGCGTGCTGGTCGGCGCGGCGCTGGCCGGGGCGGTGCTGGCGGGCGTCCTCGACCCGGCCGGTGGTGCGACCGTCGCCCACCGGGCCGGGCGGCCGTTGTGGGAGGCCGGACGGCTGCTGCGGCAGCGCCGCCGGCGGATCGTCGCGGCCGACCTGCTGCTGTGGCGGCTGGGCCTGGCCGGGCCGCTGGTGGTCGCCCTGCTCATGGTCGTGGTGGTGCCGCTCGGCGACCGGGCGGTGGCCGACCTGCCGGTGGGGGTCGTCTGGTTCAACGCGATGGACGTGCTGCTCTGGGCGGCGGTGTGGCTGGCCGGCTGGGGCGCCAACAGCGGGTACGGCCTGGTGGGCGGCTACCGGTTCCTCGCGCAGGGGCTCGGCTACGAGTTGCCGCTGATGTTCGCGCTGACCGCGCCGGCGGTGGCGGCCGGCAGCCTACGGGTCGCGGACGTGGTGGCGGCGCAGCGGAGCCTGTGGTTCGTGGCGTCGATGCCGGTGGCGTTCCTGGTCCTCCTCGGTGCGGTGCTGGCCTTCAGCATGTCCGGGCCGTTCGCCTACCCGGACGGGCGGGATCTCGCGGGTGGGGTGCTGGCCGAGCCGTCCGGGGTGGACCGGCTGGTGCTGCAGGCCGGCCGGTACGCGCTGCTGGCCGCCGGTGCGGCGATGGCGGTGGCGCTCTTCCTCGGTGGGGGAGCGGGGCCGCTGCTGCCCGGCTGGCTGTGGAGCATGGTCAAGACCCTCGCCGTGCTGGCCGCCCTGGTGGCGTTGCGGGGCCGGATTCCCGTGCTGCGGGCCGACCGGTTGATGCGGCTGGCCTGGCTGGTGGTGCTGCCCGCCACTCTGCTGCAGGTCCTCGTCGTGGCCGTGCTCGCGGTGGAAGGGCACTGA
- the ctaD gene encoding aa3-type cytochrome oxidase subunit I — MDLWTAPVPTVVVGPVRRPVRGSALARLLRTTDAKQIGILYLTTAFGFFLVGGALALVMRAELARPGMQLLSPEQYNQLFTMHGTIMLLLFATPIVFAFANYLVPLQIGAPDVAFPRLNAFAYWLYLFGGLLVLGGFATPGGAADFGWTAYQPLAGAEHSPGVGANLWAVGLVGSGLGTILGAVNMITTVLTLRAPGMTMFRMPILTWNILITSVLVILVFPLLAAALLAVLADRELGAHVYDAATGGPLLWQHLFWFFGHPEVYIVALPFFGIITEIIPVFSRKPVFGYKGLVAATISIAALSMSVWAHHMFATGQVLLPFFSFLSYLIAVPTGIKFFNWIGTMWRGQISFETPMLFAVGFLVTFLFGGLTGVLLASPPVDFHVHDSYFVVAHFHYVLFGTIVFAVFGGIYFWFPKMFGRMLDERLGKIHFWLTMTGFHTTFLVQHWLGNEGMPRRYADYLPGDGFTTLNTISTIGSFLLGVSLLPFLWNVWRSYRFGAVVREADPWGHGLSLEWVTSSPPPLRNFDRMPRIRSEHPAYDLRRERAALPRQRQG, encoded by the coding sequence ATGGACCTGTGGACAGCTCCCGTACCGACCGTCGTGGTGGGGCCGGTTCGTCGGCCGGTACGTGGTTCTGCGCTGGCCCGGCTGCTGCGGACGACCGACGCCAAGCAGATCGGCATCCTGTACCTGACCACGGCCTTCGGGTTCTTCCTGGTCGGTGGCGCGCTGGCGCTGGTGATGCGCGCCGAGCTGGCCCGCCCGGGCATGCAGCTGCTCTCGCCCGAGCAGTACAACCAGCTGTTCACCATGCACGGCACGATCATGCTGCTGCTGTTCGCCACCCCGATCGTGTTCGCCTTCGCGAACTATCTGGTGCCGCTGCAGATCGGCGCCCCGGACGTGGCCTTCCCCCGGCTCAACGCGTTCGCGTACTGGCTCTACCTCTTCGGCGGTCTGCTGGTGCTCGGCGGGTTCGCCACCCCGGGAGGCGCCGCCGACTTCGGCTGGACGGCGTACCAGCCGCTCGCCGGGGCGGAGCACTCCCCGGGCGTGGGCGCGAACCTGTGGGCGGTCGGGCTGGTCGGGTCGGGTCTGGGGACCATCCTGGGCGCGGTCAACATGATCACCACCGTGCTGACCCTGCGGGCGCCCGGCATGACGATGTTCCGCATGCCGATCCTGACGTGGAACATCCTGATCACGTCCGTGCTGGTGATCCTGGTGTTCCCGCTGCTGGCGGCCGCGTTGCTGGCCGTGCTCGCCGACCGGGAGCTGGGGGCGCACGTGTACGACGCGGCCACCGGGGGGCCGCTGCTGTGGCAGCACCTGTTCTGGTTCTTCGGCCATCCCGAGGTCTACATCGTGGCGTTGCCGTTCTTCGGCATCATCACCGAGATCATCCCGGTCTTCTCCCGCAAGCCGGTCTTCGGCTACAAGGGCCTGGTGGCCGCGACGATCTCCATCGCCGCCCTGTCGATGAGCGTGTGGGCGCACCACATGTTCGCCACCGGCCAGGTGCTGCTGCCGTTCTTCAGCTTCCTCAGCTATCTCATCGCGGTCCCGACAGGAATCAAGTTCTTCAACTGGATCGGCACCATGTGGCGGGGCCAGATCAGCTTCGAGACCCCGATGCTCTTCGCGGTCGGCTTCCTGGTCACCTTCCTCTTCGGTGGCCTGACCGGTGTGCTGCTGGCCAGCCCGCCGGTCGACTTCCACGTGCACGACTCGTACTTCGTGGTGGCGCACTTCCACTACGTGCTCTTCGGCACGATCGTGTTCGCGGTCTTCGGCGGCATCTACTTCTGGTTCCCGAAGATGTTCGGCCGGATGCTCGACGAGCGGCTCGGCAAGATCCACTTCTGGCTGACCATGACCGGCTTCCACACCACCTTCCTGGTGCAGCACTGGCTCGGCAACGAGGGCATGCCCCGCCGGTACGCCGACTACCTGCCCGGCGACGGCTTCACGACCTTGAACACGATCTCGACCATCGGGTCCTTCCTACTCGGTGTCTCCCTGCTGCCGTTCCTGTGGAACGTGTGGCGCTCCTACCGGTTCGGCGCGGTGGTGCGCGAGGCCGACCCGTGGGGCCACGGCCTGTCCCTGGAATGGGTCACCTCCTCGCCGCCGCCGCTGCGCAACTTCGACCGGATGCCCCGGATCCGCTCCGAGCATCCCGCGTACGACCTGCGGCGGGAGCGGGCGGCGCTGCCCCGACAACGGCAGGGCTGA
- a CDS encoding DUF1622 domain-containing protein, with protein sequence MEHVLGEEWLSHSVDLLVRLVEAAGALIIFFGAMSALVRFVVVGLRERRTRAFVPVRLGLGRFLALGLEFQLASDILRTAIAPTLREIGELAAVAAIRTALNFFLAREIKQERAELAREGRAPDPVDGPVPPRPRAGRDLTPEPLDRSS encoded by the coding sequence ATGGAACACGTTCTCGGTGAGGAGTGGCTCTCCCACTCGGTGGATCTGCTGGTGCGGCTGGTGGAGGCCGCCGGCGCTCTGATCATCTTCTTCGGCGCGATGAGCGCCCTGGTCCGCTTCGTCGTCGTCGGCCTCCGTGAGCGGCGTACCCGTGCGTTCGTGCCGGTGCGGCTGGGACTGGGCCGCTTCCTGGCGCTGGGGTTGGAGTTCCAGCTCGCCTCGGACATCCTGCGGACCGCGATCGCCCCGACCCTGCGGGAGATCGGCGAGTTGGCGGCCGTGGCCGCGATCCGGACCGCGTTGAACTTCTTCCTCGCCCGGGAGATCAAGCAGGAACGGGCGGAGCTGGCCCGGGAGGGCCGGGCGCCGGACCCGGTGGACGGGCCGGTACCCCCTCGCCCCCGTGCCGGCCGGGACCTGACGCCGGAGCCGCTGGATCGGTCCTCGTGA
- a CDS encoding ANTAR domain-containing protein, translating into MTRRRRATPAAAPPASTVARLRRELDGLRRAQRSQAVVEQATGLLIARLGCSPEDAFAQLARMSQQTNTRLVEVAAALLGVAAPPSAPTTGAEPFRPDRYLHRPPSPAPDRAPARVPLAGQVAARYHLARAAMTAAADPNALAEALWTEGVRHLAATSTLLGVLEPDGAVRLAGSYGLPPSVASRWQRAPASVNMAFLRTAVDGRPLWLTRDEAHRLGYDFIGGGAVRACLPLRRSDRTFGVAAISWDEHREFDAATRAYVEAVTEVAGRRLAELSPGAPAAHWVETVLDALPGSVAWWCPVRDPAGEIVDWRFDRCGPEATDGAGRPAGALTGRHLLDVHPSAAEDGIVAGCAAALRDGVPFRWGPGPVWQAADPRPVPVLFSLRAVPFGDGLLASWAYHDEQRRTVERVARLERAGDVGWTEWDFAAGRVEWSPAAYPILARDVADGPLPLGALHRCAAEADAPALRAAVHALTERAEPVDMVFTLRRHGETRPVRFLADPVVDGAGRVTGVRGAVARA; encoded by the coding sequence GTGACGCGACGGCGGCGGGCGACCCCGGCGGCCGCGCCACCCGCGAGCACCGTCGCCCGGCTCCGGCGCGAACTCGACGGCCTGCGACGGGCGCAGCGCTCCCAGGCGGTGGTGGAGCAGGCCACCGGGCTGTTGATCGCCCGGTTGGGCTGCTCGCCGGAGGACGCCTTCGCGCAGCTGGCCCGGATGTCCCAGCAGACCAACACCCGGCTGGTGGAGGTGGCCGCCGCCCTGTTGGGCGTCGCCGCCCCGCCGTCGGCGCCCACGACCGGGGCGGAACCGTTCCGGCCGGACCGCTACCTCCACCGCCCGCCGTCCCCGGCGCCGGATCGAGCCCCCGCCCGGGTGCCGCTGGCCGGGCAGGTCGCCGCCCGTTACCACCTGGCCCGGGCCGCCATGACGGCGGCGGCCGACCCCAACGCGCTCGCCGAGGCGCTCTGGACGGAGGGCGTACGCCACCTGGCGGCGACCTCCACCCTGCTCGGTGTGCTCGAACCCGACGGCGCCGTACGGCTGGCCGGGTCGTACGGGTTGCCCCCGTCCGTGGCCAGCCGCTGGCAGCGGGCCCCCGCCTCGGTCAACATGGCGTTCCTGCGCACCGCCGTCGACGGACGGCCACTGTGGCTGACCCGGGACGAGGCCCACCGCCTGGGCTACGACTTCATCGGCGGGGGCGCGGTGCGGGCCTGCCTGCCGCTGCGCCGGTCGGATCGCACCTTCGGCGTGGCCGCGATCAGCTGGGACGAGCACCGGGAGTTCGACGCCGCGACGAGGGCGTACGTGGAGGCGGTCACGGAGGTGGCCGGCCGGCGGCTGGCCGAGCTGTCGCCGGGGGCACCGGCCGCGCACTGGGTGGAGACGGTGCTCGACGCGCTGCCCGGATCCGTGGCGTGGTGGTGCCCGGTGCGCGACCCGGCCGGCGAGATCGTGGACTGGCGCTTCGACCGGTGCGGCCCGGAGGCCACGGACGGGGCGGGGCGACCCGCCGGGGCACTGACCGGACGGCACCTGCTCGACGTGCATCCGTCCGCGGCGGAGGACGGCATCGTGGCCGGCTGCGCGGCGGCCCTGCGCGACGGCGTCCCGTTCCGGTGGGGGCCCGGACCGGTGTGGCAGGCTGCCGATCCCCGCCCCGTCCCGGTGCTGTTCAGCCTCCGCGCCGTCCCGTTCGGCGACGGGTTGCTGGCCAGTTGGGCCTACCACGACGAGCAGCGCCGCACCGTCGAGCGGGTGGCCCGGCTGGAACGCGCCGGCGACGTGGGCTGGACCGAGTGGGACTTCGCCGCCGGCCGGGTCGAGTGGTCGCCGGCGGCGTACCCGATCCTGGCACGGGACGTCGCGGACGGGCCGCTTCCGCTCGGCGCCCTGCATCGCTGCGCGGCGGAGGCCGACGCGCCGGCGCTGCGGGCGGCGGTGCACGCCCTCACCGAGCGCGCGGAACCGGTCGACATGGTCTTCACCCTGCGCCGGCACGGCGAGACGCGTCCCGTCCGGTTCCTCGCCGACCCCGTCGTGGACGGGGCCGGGCGGGTCACGGGCGTGCGGGGCGCGGTGGCGCGCGCCTGA
- a CDS encoding NADH-quinone oxidoreductase subunit J, giving the protein MAVVVFVVLALVAVASGVAVFTVDSMARATFALALSFVAVGGELILLDLGYLGVVTILMMVMEMAVMAVFMIMFMMNPAGLMPMSMLHNRRGALVVSVLTFVVLAAGSLLVPWPTRRGGPPGDPTRVLGEAIMGSKMLVMMAVSAVLFATMISALVLATARGRYDRADAATVVDHQERP; this is encoded by the coding sequence ATGGCCGTCGTGGTCTTCGTCGTGCTGGCGCTCGTCGCGGTGGCGTCCGGCGTCGCCGTGTTCACTGTGGACTCGATGGCCCGGGCGACGTTCGCGCTCGCGCTGTCGTTCGTCGCGGTCGGTGGGGAGCTGATCCTGCTCGACCTGGGTTACCTGGGCGTGGTGACGATCCTGATGATGGTGATGGAGATGGCCGTCATGGCGGTCTTCATGATCATGTTCATGATGAACCCGGCCGGGCTGATGCCCATGTCGATGCTGCACAACCGCCGGGGCGCGCTGGTGGTCTCGGTGCTCACCTTCGTCGTGCTGGCCGCCGGATCACTGCTCGTGCCCTGGCCGACCCGCCGGGGTGGACCGCCCGGTGACCCGACCCGCGTCCTGGGCGAGGCGATCATGGGGTCGAAGATGCTGGTCATGATGGCCGTGTCGGCGGTCCTCTTCGCCACCATGATCTCGGCGCTGGTGCTCGCCACCGCCCGGGGCCGCTACGACCGCGCCGACGCGGCGACAGTCGTCGACCACCAGGAGCGGCCGTGA
- a CDS encoding NADH-quinone oxidoreductase subunit NuoK, with amino-acid sequence MFLLLASALISVGLYGALSQQAVVMVMMGLELMINGVIVAAAALWWFLAPQQPDGQVLVLVVIAAMTVEMAMGFAVVTLLFRSSDADMTDMAGELRG; translated from the coding sequence ATGTTCCTGCTGCTCGCCTCCGCGCTGATCAGCGTCGGTCTCTACGGCGCGCTCAGCCAGCAGGCCGTGGTGATGGTGATGATGGGCCTCGAACTCATGATCAACGGGGTGATCGTGGCCGCCGCCGCGCTCTGGTGGTTCCTCGCCCCGCAGCAGCCCGACGGCCAGGTCCTGGTGCTGGTGGTGATCGCCGCGATGACCGTGGAGATGGCGATGGGCTTCGCCGTGGTGACCCTGCTGTTCCGCAGCAGCGACGCCGACATGACGGACATGGCCGGGGAGCTGCGCGGATGA
- a CDS encoding DUF1622 domain-containing protein: protein MNAVIGYASLACVAAGLLAGLTALAVTRDGRAALRVALDLWLAAGLLRLALPPSWDQLLSAAAIVAVRQLVGLGMSAGGARTPATGD from the coding sequence GTGAACGCCGTGATCGGCTACGCCTCGCTGGCCTGCGTCGCCGCGGGGCTGCTGGCCGGGCTGACCGCCCTCGCCGTCACCCGCGACGGCCGGGCGGCCCTGCGGGTGGCGCTGGACCTGTGGCTCGCCGCCGGGCTGCTCCGGCTGGCCCTGCCGCCCTCCTGGGACCAGCTGCTCAGCGCCGCCGCCATCGTCGCGGTCCGGCAGCTCGTCGGCCTCGGGATGAGCGCGGGAGGAGCAAGGACACCGGCCACCGGAGACTGA
- a CDS encoding proton-conducting transporter transmembrane domain-containing protein has protein sequence MSGALWALVALPALAGGVLLLAGRRAGRIAAPAALGVAVLVTALAGLVAATRPAVDAPFLAGARWGLAVDGLAALVVPAVAGVALLVLAYAAVEIHRHRARFHGLMLVFLAAVLLTATATSLPVLLLAWEVMGAMSYALIAFHWRRDDAVTAGATAFLTTRVGDLGLYLAAGAALAAAGTLDLTGLAALPTGWRDLAAAGVLAAGFGKAAQLPFSFWLSRAMLGPSPVSALLHSAAMVAMGGYLLIRLHPLLAATGWAVDVAAWGGAATALALGAVALAQADLKQLLAASTSAQLGYVVLGAAVAPAGAVAHLVAHAATKALLFLAAGAWLTALGTRRLSALRGAGRRYPLVGAAFAVGAVALAGVPPLALWATKDEVLAGAREHSFALYLVGLAGALLAALYAGRALAVVLRPAPSDVESGYDGTREVSAGQRLLLVPLAVGAVLLGVLALPPLAGRVAGTVGLGPAPPARPAELALSGLLALAGLAVAVAAPDRLPAPAWALRWLGLEAAARLLLVRPTLALARALARFDDRVLDRGVHAVPRAAVVAAGTLARFDDAVLDRGVTGATIGTRRLADVLARADDHGVDGTVRRLTGLARRLGALARRPQTGLVHQYYVQVVVALGAAVLILLLMR, from the coding sequence ATGAGCGGCGCGCTGTGGGCCCTCGTCGCTCTGCCGGCCCTGGCCGGAGGCGTGCTGCTGCTGGCCGGGCGGCGGGCCGGACGGATCGCCGCGCCCGCGGCGCTCGGCGTCGCCGTGCTGGTGACGGCGCTGGCCGGCCTGGTGGCGGCCACCCGCCCGGCCGTCGACGCCCCGTTCCTGGCCGGCGCGCGCTGGGGACTGGCCGTCGACGGGCTCGCCGCGCTCGTCGTACCGGCGGTGGCCGGGGTGGCGCTGCTCGTGCTGGCGTACGCCGCCGTCGAGATCCACCGTCACCGGGCCCGGTTCCACGGACTGATGCTGGTCTTCCTCGCCGCCGTCCTGCTCACCGCCACGGCGACCAGCCTGCCCGTGCTGCTGCTGGCGTGGGAGGTCATGGGTGCCATGTCGTACGCCCTGATCGCGTTCCACTGGCGGCGCGACGACGCGGTGACCGCCGGCGCCACCGCGTTCCTCACCACCCGGGTCGGCGACCTCGGCCTCTACCTCGCCGCCGGTGCCGCGCTGGCCGCAGCCGGCACGCTCGACCTGACCGGGCTCGCCGCGCTGCCGACCGGCTGGCGGGACCTGGCCGCCGCCGGCGTGCTGGCCGCCGGCTTCGGCAAGGCTGCCCAGCTGCCGTTCTCGTTCTGGCTGTCCCGGGCCATGCTCGGCCCGAGCCCGGTCAGCGCGCTGCTGCACTCCGCGGCCATGGTGGCGATGGGCGGCTACCTGCTGATCCGGCTGCACCCACTGCTCGCCGCGACCGGCTGGGCGGTGGACGTGGCCGCGTGGGGCGGCGCGGCGACCGCCCTCGCTCTCGGCGCCGTCGCGCTCGCCCAGGCCGACCTCAAGCAGCTGCTCGCCGCCTCCACCAGCGCCCAACTGGGCTACGTGGTGCTCGGTGCCGCCGTCGCGCCCGCCGGCGCGGTCGCCCACCTGGTCGCCCACGCCGCCACCAAGGCGCTGCTCTTCCTCGCCGCCGGAGCCTGGCTGACCGCGCTGGGCACCCGCCGGCTGTCCGCGCTGCGCGGCGCCGGACGGCGGTACCCGCTGGTCGGGGCGGCCTTCGCGGTGGGCGCCGTGGCGCTGGCCGGCGTGCCTCCGCTCGCGCTCTGGGCCACCAAGGACGAGGTGCTCGCCGGGGCGCGGGAGCACTCGTTCGCGCTGTATCTCGTCGGCCTGGCCGGCGCCCTGCTCGCTGCCCTCTACGCCGGTCGCGCGCTCGCTGTGGTCCTGCGTCCGGCGCCGTCCGACGTCGAGTCCGGGTACGACGGCACGCGCGAGGTCAGCGCCGGGCAGCGGCTGCTGCTGGTGCCCCTGGCGGTCGGCGCGGTCCTGCTCGGCGTCCTGGCCCTGCCGCCGCTGGCCGGACGGGTGGCGGGAACCGTCGGGCTGGGCCCGGCCCCGCCGGCGCGCCCCGCCGAGTTGGCGCTGTCCGGCCTGCTCGCGCTGGCCGGGCTCGCGGTGGCCGTGGCCGCGCCCGACCGGCTGCCCGCCCCGGCCTGGGCGCTGCGCTGGCTCGGGCTGGAAGCGGCCGCCCGGCTGCTGCTGGTCCGGCCGACCCTGGCGCTCGCGCGGGCCCTGGCCCGCTTCGACGACCGGGTGCTCGACCGGGGGGTGCACGCCGTGCCGCGCGCCGCCGTCGTCGCCGCCGGCACCCTGGCGCGCTTCGACGACGCCGTGCTCGACCGGGGGGTGACCGGCGCGACGATCGGGACGCGCCGACTGGCCGACGTTCTCGCCCGCGCCGACGACCACGGGGTCGACGGGACGGTACGCCGGCTCACCGGGCTGGCCCGCCGGCTCGGCGCGCTGGCCCGGCGGCCGCAGACCGGGCTGGTCCACCAGTACTACGTCCAAGTGGTCGTCGCGCTGGGCGCCGCCGTGCTGATCCTGCTGCTCATGAGGTGA